In one Pseudomonas sp. MM211 genomic region, the following are encoded:
- a CDS encoding LysR family transcriptional regulator, producing the protein MQIDEELTLKKLEIFLAFMRSGNLSRAANDLGTSNVSVHRAIHSLESALRCPLFKHEGRNLIPLESAYVLEEKAQKLVQDVVDTVRLTREAAGFSAERFKLGSLYSLTVKTVPQLIMGLKIRRSELNIDLILGSNIDLMYKLKNMELDATLVALNDCDPPSDCEQLPLFSDDIFLAVPVDSPFAEQAEVDLADLRESTFITLTQGFATHQDGVRVFQQAGFEPNVAMQVNDIFTLLSMVSSGVGYALLPGRIAAVYENRVKLIPLQAKYHLQQHIGVVFLKAKERDPNLLALLAECRMYSLGLNA; encoded by the coding sequence ATGCAGATAGATGAAGAACTGACGCTGAAGAAGCTGGAAATTTTTCTGGCCTTCATGCGTAGCGGCAACCTCTCCCGGGCGGCCAATGACTTGGGCACCAGTAATGTCAGCGTCCACCGCGCCATTCATTCGCTGGAAAGCGCCTTGCGCTGCCCGCTCTTCAAACATGAAGGGCGTAACCTGATTCCTCTGGAAAGCGCTTACGTGCTCGAGGAAAAGGCTCAGAAACTGGTACAGGACGTCGTCGACACAGTGCGCCTGACCCGAGAAGCCGCTGGGTTCTCGGCAGAACGTTTCAAGCTCGGCTCACTGTATTCGCTGACGGTAAAAACCGTGCCGCAGTTGATCATGGGCCTGAAGATACGGCGCAGCGAGTTGAATATCGACCTGATCCTGGGCTCCAACATCGACCTGATGTACAAGCTCAAGAACATGGAGTTAGACGCGACGCTGGTCGCCCTGAATGATTGCGACCCGCCCTCCGACTGCGAGCAGTTGCCGCTATTTTCCGATGATATTTTCCTAGCCGTACCGGTCGACTCACCCTTCGCCGAGCAGGCCGAAGTGGATCTGGCTGATCTGCGCGAATCCACCTTCATCACCCTGACCCAGGGTTTTGCCACTCACCAGGATGGTGTGCGGGTCTTTCAACAGGCGGGGTTCGAACCCAACGTGGCCATGCAGGTGAACGACATCTTCACCCTGCTCAGCATGGTCAGTTCCGGCGTGGGTTACGCACTGCTGCCCGGGCGCATCGCGGCAGTCTACGAGAACCGCGTGAAGCTGATTCCGCTGCAGGCCAAATATCACCTGCAGCAGCATATCGGCGTGGTGTTCCTGAAAGCCAAGGAGCGCGATCCCAACTTGCTCGCGCTCCTTGCCGAGTGCCGCATGTACAGCCTCGGGCTGAATGCCTGA
- a CDS encoding I78 family peptidase inhibitor, whose amino-acid sequence MAFKHLIGGAALLAVLAGCSSTDTAPTQASKPAHSDGTCSAAAAQGLLGQEATAEIVEQARQQSGARTARVLSPGDMVTLEYDSQRLNIDITEAEVIERIACG is encoded by the coding sequence ATGGCTTTCAAACACCTGATTGGCGGCGCTGCTCTGCTCGCCGTGCTCGCCGGCTGCAGTTCGACCGACACAGCGCCCACCCAGGCCTCGAAACCCGCCCATAGCGATGGCACCTGCAGTGCCGCAGCCGCCCAGGGCCTGCTCGGCCAGGAGGCCACCGCCGAAATCGTCGAACAGGCGCGCCAGCAGTCCGGGGCACGCACCGCACGGGTACTCTCGCCTGGCGACATGGTGACCCTGGAATACGATTCCCAGCGCCTGAACATCGACATTACCGAAGCAGAAGTGATCGAACGCATCGCCTGCGGTTAA
- a CDS encoding ABC transporter ATP-binding protein → MQPVISIQQLNKTYASGHPALKSIDLDIHKGEIFALLGPNGAGKTTLISIICGIVNPGSGSVTVGGHDILRDYRAARSKIGLVPQELFNEGFESVWAAVRFSRGLFGKAPDNAYLEQLLRDLSLWDKKDARIFELSGGMKRRVMIAKALSHEPEILFLDEPTAGVDVELRRNMWEMVRKLRERGVTIILTTHYIEEAEEMADRIGVIRKGEIILVQDKDTLMRQLGKKQLTLHLQQPLSELPPALQRYDLQLRDDGYELVYSFDGQQEDTGIAALLQALAQHGIAFKDLQSSESSLEDIFVSLVRDRT, encoded by the coding sequence GTGCAACCGGTCATTTCTATTCAGCAGTTGAACAAAACCTATGCGTCCGGCCATCCGGCGCTGAAATCCATCGATCTGGACATCCACAAGGGCGAGATCTTCGCGCTGCTGGGCCCCAATGGCGCTGGCAAGACCACGTTGATCAGCATCATCTGCGGCATCGTCAACCCCGGCAGCGGGTCGGTGACGGTTGGTGGCCACGACATCCTGCGCGATTACCGGGCGGCCCGCTCGAAGATCGGCCTGGTGCCCCAGGAGCTGTTCAACGAAGGGTTCGAGAGTGTCTGGGCGGCAGTGCGTTTCAGCCGTGGCCTGTTCGGCAAGGCGCCAGACAACGCGTATCTGGAGCAACTGCTGCGCGACCTGTCGCTGTGGGACAAGAAGGATGCACGCATCTTCGAACTGTCCGGTGGCATGAAGCGCCGGGTGATGATCGCCAAGGCGCTGTCCCACGAACCGGAAATCCTCTTCCTCGACGAGCCGACCGCCGGGGTCGATGTCGAGCTGCGCCGCAACATGTGGGAAATGGTGCGCAAGCTGCGCGAGCGCGGCGTGACCATCATCCTCACCACTCACTACATCGAGGAGGCCGAGGAGATGGCCGATCGCATTGGCGTGATCCGCAAGGGCGAGATCATTCTGGTGCAGGACAAGGACACCCTGATGCGCCAGCTCGGCAAGAAACAGCTGACCCTGCACCTGCAGCAGCCGTTGAGCGAACTGCCGCCCGCGCTGCAGCGTTATGACCTGCAATTGCGCGACGACGGCTATGAGCTGGTCTACAGCTTCGACGGCCAGCAGGAGGACACCGGCATCGCCGCATTGCTGCAGGCGTTGGCGCAGCACGGCATCGCCTTCAAGGATCTGCAGTCGAGCGAGAGTTCGCTGGAGGACATATTCGTCAGTCTGGTGAGGGATCGGACATGA
- a CDS encoding ABC transporter permease: protein MNFYAIRAIYLFELARTWRTLLQSIATPVITTSLYFVVFGSAIGSSMTQVHGVSYGAFIIPGLIMLALLTESISNASFGIYMPKYSGTIYEVLSAPISYLEILLGYVGAAATKSIVLGLIILATARLFVDFEILHPFWMLAFLVLTALTFSLFGFIIGVWADGWEKLQIVPALIVTPLTFLGGSFYSISMLPPVWQTVTLFNPVVYLISAFRWSFYGVSDVNVLVSLGMILGFLLVCILTVGWIFKTGYRLKS from the coding sequence ATGAATTTCTACGCGATCCGCGCCATCTACCTGTTCGAGCTGGCCCGTACCTGGCGCACCTTGCTGCAGAGCATCGCCACCCCGGTGATCACCACCTCGCTGTACTTCGTGGTGTTCGGCTCGGCCATCGGTTCGAGCATGACCCAGGTGCACGGCGTCAGTTACGGTGCCTTCATCATCCCCGGCCTGATCATGCTGGCGCTGCTGACCGAGAGCATCTCCAATGCTTCGTTCGGCATCTACATGCCCAAGTATTCGGGCACCATCTACGAGGTGCTGTCGGCGCCGATTTCCTACCTGGAAATTCTCCTCGGCTACGTGGGCGCGGCGGCCACCAAGTCAATCGTGCTCGGCCTGATCATCCTCGCCACAGCGCGGCTGTTCGTCGATTTCGAGATTCTCCATCCGTTCTGGATGCTCGCCTTCCTGGTGCTCACGGCGCTGACCTTCAGCCTGTTCGGCTTCATCATCGGCGTGTGGGCCGACGGCTGGGAGAAGCTGCAGATCGTTCCGGCGCTGATCGTCACGCCACTGACCTTTCTCGGTGGCAGCTTCTACTCGATCAGCATGCTGCCACCGGTATGGCAGACGGTGACCCTGTTCAACCCGGTGGTCTACCTGATCAGTGCGTTCCGCTGGAGCTTCTATGGCGTATCCGACGTCAACGTGCTGGTCAGCCTGGGGATGATTCTCGGCTTTCTGCTGGTGTGCATCCTTACCGTTGGCTGGATCTTTAAAACCGGCTATCGCCTGAAAAGCTGA
- a CDS encoding CoA pyrophosphatase: MLDELLQRVRGYSPHFMEAQEGFPEAAVLVPITRSDEPEVVLTLRASGLSTHGGEVAFPGGRRDPEDRDLIDTALREAEEEIGLPPGLVEIVGPLSTLVSRHGIQVTPYVGIVPDFVDYQANDGEIAAVFSVPLAFFRNDPREVTHRIDYLGHSWYVPSYRYGEYKIWGLTAIMLVELVNLVYDAGIDMQRPPEHYIHLK, encoded by the coding sequence ATGCTGGACGAGTTACTCCAACGCGTTCGAGGCTACAGCCCGCACTTCATGGAAGCCCAGGAGGGTTTTCCCGAGGCTGCGGTGCTGGTGCCCATCACCCGCAGCGACGAGCCCGAAGTGGTGCTCACCCTGCGCGCCAGTGGTCTGTCCACCCACGGCGGCGAAGTCGCCTTTCCCGGTGGCCGCCGCGACCCGGAAGACCGCGACCTGATCGACACCGCCCTGCGCGAGGCCGAGGAAGAGATCGGCCTGCCGCCCGGGCTGGTGGAGATCGTCGGGCCGCTTAGTACGCTGGTCTCCAGGCACGGCATTCAGGTCACACCCTATGTCGGGATAGTGCCTGACTTCGTCGACTACCAGGCCAACGATGGCGAGATCGCTGCGGTGTTTTCCGTGCCACTGGCGTTCTTTCGCAACGACCCCCGCGAGGTCACCCATCGTATCGATTATCTCGGGCACAGCTGGTACGTGCCGAGTTATCGCTATGGCGAGTACAAGATCTGGGGGCTGACGGCGATCATGCTGGTGGAACTGGTCAATCTGGTTTACGACGCTGGCATCGACATGCAGCGCCCGCCCGAGCATTACATTCACCTCAAGTGA
- a CDS encoding gamma carbonic anhydrase family protein, which produces MKYRLGNARVEQHPQSWIAPNATVIGNVRLDEGASVWFGAVLRGDNELIHIGENSNVQDGAVMHTDLGSPLTLGKGVTVGHNAMLHGCTVGDYSLVGINAVVLNGARIGKHCIIGANALIAEGKEIPDGSLVVGSPGKVVRELTEQQRKLIEAGAAHYVQNARRYAAELAEQED; this is translated from the coding sequence ATGAAATACCGTCTGGGCAACGCCCGCGTCGAACAGCACCCGCAAAGCTGGATCGCTCCCAATGCCACGGTGATAGGCAACGTGCGCCTCGATGAAGGCGCCAGCGTGTGGTTCGGCGCCGTACTGCGTGGCGACAACGAGCTGATTCATATCGGCGAGAACAGCAATGTGCAGGACGGCGCGGTGATGCACACCGATCTCGGCTCGCCGCTGACCTTGGGCAAGGGCGTGACCGTCGGTCATAACGCCATGCTGCATGGCTGTACGGTTGGCGATTACAGCCTGGTCGGTATCAATGCCGTGGTGCTCAACGGTGCGCGCATCGGCAAGCATTGCATCATTGGCGCCAATGCGCTGATCGCCGAGGGCAAGGAAATTCCCGATGGTTCGCTGGTGGTGGGCTCGCCGGGCAAGGTGGTGCGTGAGCTCACCGAACAGCAGAGGAAACTGATCGAAGCCGGCGCCGCGCATTATGTGCAGAACGCACGGCGCTACGCCGCCGAGCTGGCCGAGCAGGAAGACTGA
- a CDS encoding DUF1289 domain-containing protein, translated as MQTVERPVASPCVHVCALDEEDICIGCQRNVDEITRWSRMENTERRQVLQLCHERAKDKGILL; from the coding sequence ATGCAAACCGTCGAACGTCCTGTCGCCTCGCCCTGCGTGCATGTCTGTGCACTGGACGAGGAGGACATCTGCATCGGTTGCCAGCGCAACGTCGACGAGATCACCCGCTGGAGCCGCATGGAAAACACCGAGCGCCGTCAGGTGCTGCAGCTGTGCCATGAGCGTGCCAAAGACAAAGGCATCCTGCTCTAG
- a CDS encoding COG3650 family protein, with the protein MPISLKHLVFTLLPLFASCAVYTGKPVDPEKSQTRLQGELTREADQLWFKPCEDPRRFAISEGNTGITQDSSELLGDGHSALFADLRGQMGPTKVSGADGGFELSRVYRLQGEGHGCDDPNFKRTLLRASGQEPFWSVTVSNQGMVLSGPDHEPLALPYMEEQLPDGRTNLTSEANGQRVELWIAPQRCVNTMSGAVQHLSAELRLNGKLMRGCAAFGGARND; encoded by the coding sequence ATGCCTATCAGCCTTAAACACCTAGTGTTCACCCTGCTGCCACTGTTCGCCAGTTGCGCGGTGTATACGGGCAAACCCGTGGATCCGGAAAAATCACAGACACGCCTGCAGGGCGAACTGACCCGTGAAGCCGATCAACTGTGGTTCAAACCATGCGAGGATCCACGCCGCTTCGCGATCAGCGAAGGCAATACCGGCATCACCCAGGACAGCAGCGAGCTGCTCGGCGATGGCCATTCGGCTCTGTTCGCCGACCTGCGCGGGCAGATGGGGCCGACCAAGGTCAGCGGCGCCGACGGCGGCTTCGAGCTGAGCCGCGTCTATCGGCTGCAGGGTGAGGGCCACGGCTGCGACGACCCCAACTTCAAGCGCACACTGCTGCGCGCCAGCGGCCAGGAGCCGTTCTGGAGCGTGACCGTGAGCAATCAGGGCATGGTACTCAGCGGCCCGGATCACGAGCCCCTGGCACTGCCCTACATGGAAGAGCAGCTGCCCGATGGTCGCACCAACCTGACCAGCGAAGCCAATGGCCAACGCGTCGAGCTGTGGATCGCGCCGCAGCGTTGCGTCAACACCATGAGCGGCGCGGTACAGCATCTGAGCGCCGAGCTGCGCCTCAATGGCAAGCTGATGCGCGGCTGCGCGGCATTCGGCGGAGCGCGTAACGACTGA
- a CDS encoding DUF488 domain-containing protein, which translates to MIRCKRVYELEEEGDGYRVLVDRLWPRGCRKDVLPHDQWLRDVAPSAQLRRSFAHQVEAYETFRDAYRRELAAHPEFWQGLLARAAEGNLTLLYAARDTEHNNAKVLQDFLEDELERRGDSSSPVCYAGEF; encoded by the coding sequence ATGATCCGTTGCAAACGCGTTTACGAACTAGAGGAGGAGGGTGACGGCTACCGGGTGCTGGTCGACCGCCTATGGCCACGAGGTTGCCGCAAGGATGTACTGCCACATGATCAATGGCTGCGTGACGTGGCACCGTCAGCGCAGTTGCGCCGTAGCTTCGCGCATCAGGTCGAGGCGTACGAGACGTTTCGCGATGCCTATCGCCGCGAGCTGGCCGCTCACCCTGAGTTCTGGCAGGGGCTGCTGGCCCGCGCCGCAGAGGGAAACCTGACCTTGCTGTACGCCGCACGGGATACCGAGCATAACAACGCCAAGGTGCTGCAAGATTTTCTCGAGGATGAGCTGGAGCGGCGAGGGGACAGCAGCTCACCGGTTTGTTACGCCGGTGAGTTCTGA
- a CDS encoding NIPSNAP family protein, producing MITCYLRYIIDPYQLAEFEHYAKLWIPLVEKFGGQHHGYFLPSEGSNNVALALFSFPSLAAYEEYRERSMQDAECLEAFAYAQQNRCIISYERSFMRPVGIAPR from the coding sequence ATGATCACCTGTTACCTGCGCTACATCATCGACCCTTACCAACTGGCCGAATTCGAGCACTACGCCAAGCTGTGGATACCGCTGGTGGAGAAATTCGGCGGCCAGCATCACGGCTACTTCCTGCCCTCGGAAGGCAGCAACAACGTGGCCCTGGCGCTGTTCAGCTTCCCCAGCCTGGCCGCCTACGAGGAGTACCGTGAGCGTTCAATGCAGGATGCCGAGTGCCTGGAAGCCTTCGCCTATGCCCAGCAGAACCGCTGCATCATCAGTTACGAGCGCAGCTTCATGCGCCCAGTGGGCATAGCGCCTCGATAA
- a CDS encoding putative quinol monooxygenase, which produces MLTVIAQDFINVEHIADVLPLYAELVRKTREEPLCLSYDLHIDQKDPGHFVFIETWPDKAALDVHCRTEHFRTLVPKIDSYQRQPGTFLLMDTFAEPGSKTER; this is translated from the coding sequence ATGCTCACGGTCATAGCCCAGGATTTCATCAACGTTGAACACATCGCCGACGTACTGCCGCTGTACGCCGAACTGGTTCGCAAAACACGCGAAGAACCCCTTTGCCTGTCTTACGATTTGCATATCGACCAAAAGGATCCAGGACACTTCGTTTTTATCGAAACCTGGCCGGACAAGGCCGCGTTGGACGTGCACTGTAGAACCGAACATTTCAGGACGCTGGTACCGAAAATCGACAGTTACCAGCGCCAGCCTGGCACCTTTCTGTTGATGGACACCTTTGCCGAACCAGGCAGCAAAACCGAGCGCTGA
- a CDS encoding LysR family transcriptional regulator — translation MNLSPESLQAFAQAAATGSFSAAARRLGKSQSTVSESIARLEIDLNVSLFERGARKLTLTEAGCSLLSRVQDVLAASDRLLRQAGQLAAGLEPKLTLVLSDAYQASQYQARLVELDQRYPDLEFECFFAEHADVLDLVGQGRVNLGLLAAQPSYPPELAHASLADCADFGLFVARGHPLSQLPRVTADDLAHWRVLRLSTVAKQEEELDDLPGSGGRCWSAPDYLLLLEMATLGFGWAALPRQLVIGHGGDRLQELAINGWPKQVSVDVVWSRERPLGPAAAWLLERLLSN, via the coding sequence ATGAACCTCTCTCCCGAATCTCTCCAGGCGTTCGCCCAGGCGGCCGCCACCGGCTCGTTCAGCGCGGCGGCCAGGCGCCTGGGCAAAAGCCAATCGACGGTCAGCGAATCCATTGCACGACTGGAAATCGACCTCAACGTCAGCCTATTCGAGCGTGGCGCACGCAAGCTCACCTTGACCGAGGCGGGCTGTAGTCTGCTTAGCCGCGTACAGGATGTGCTGGCAGCTTCCGACCGCTTGCTGCGTCAAGCTGGGCAATTGGCTGCAGGCCTGGAGCCCAAGCTGACGCTGGTTTTGTCAGATGCCTACCAGGCCAGCCAATATCAGGCTCGCCTAGTGGAGCTCGATCAGCGCTACCCGGATCTGGAGTTCGAGTGTTTTTTCGCCGAGCACGCTGATGTTCTCGACTTGGTCGGCCAGGGCCGGGTCAATCTTGGCCTGCTCGCTGCCCAGCCCAGCTACCCGCCGGAACTGGCCCACGCCAGCCTGGCCGATTGTGCAGACTTCGGCCTGTTCGTCGCCAGAGGGCATCCGCTCAGCCAACTGCCACGAGTCACTGCGGATGATCTGGCCCACTGGCGCGTACTGCGCCTGAGCACTGTGGCGAAGCAGGAGGAAGAACTGGACGATCTGCCGGGCAGTGGCGGGCGCTGCTGGTCGGCGCCGGACTACCTGCTGCTACTGGAGATGGCCACGCTGGGCTTTGGCTGGGCTGCCCTGCCTCGCCAGTTGGTGATCGGCCATGGCGGCGACCGCCTGCAGGAACTGGCCATCAACGGCTGGCCCAAGCAGGTTTCGGTGGACGTGGTGTGGTCGCGGGAACGGCCGCTGGGCCCGGCAGCGGCCTGGTTGCTGGAGCGGTTACTGAGCAACTGA
- a CDS encoding multidrug/biocide efflux PACE transporter: protein MSQSNHIARRSFKERVLHATLFEVIAVVVCAPLLAWAMGKSLAHMGALTLMFSAIAMLWNMIFNVMFDAAQRRMGFERGLWARISHALLFEAGLILVLVPLAAWWLSISLVAAFFLDIGLILFFLPYTLGYNLAYDNLRERYFQRRQASELACR, encoded by the coding sequence ATGAGTCAGTCCAATCATATCGCCCGCCGCTCTTTTAAGGAGCGCGTGCTGCATGCAACCCTGTTCGAAGTGATCGCCGTGGTGGTGTGCGCACCGCTGCTGGCCTGGGCCATGGGCAAGTCCCTGGCGCACATGGGCGCCCTGACGCTGATGTTCTCGGCCATCGCCATGCTCTGGAACATGATCTTCAACGTGATGTTCGACGCCGCCCAGCGCCGCATGGGCTTCGAGCGCGGCCTGTGGGCACGAATCAGCCACGCCTTGCTGTTCGAGGCAGGCCTGATTCTGGTGCTGGTGCCGCTGGCGGCCTGGTGGCTGTCGATCAGCCTGGTGGCGGCATTCTTCCTGGATATCGGCCTGATCCTGTTCTTCCTGCCCTACACCCTGGGCTACAACCTGGCCTACGACAACCTGCGCGAGCGCTACTTTCAACGCCGCCAGGCCAGCGAACTGGCCTGCCGCTAA
- a CDS encoding sugar ABC transporter ATPase has translation MATQSIVVPRISNFPGHERKAQQILRWLAKRDIVEALPTTCGRSGMAYAIAPGASRVVEFAERLPFGQPVNGLEVIYRRCIYTPVDDFLEEAGCPECRKEVGEALFESLDEWTPGETDNFTCPECRHEDDINGFLFLQPCGFSNLGFIFNGWADARFTPAFLEEFAERLGYPVAAVQA, from the coding sequence ATGGCAACTCAGAGTATCGTCGTTCCGCGGATTTCCAACTTCCCCGGCCATGAGCGCAAGGCGCAGCAGATCCTTCGCTGGCTGGCCAAGCGCGATATCGTCGAGGCACTGCCAACCACCTGCGGGCGTAGTGGCATGGCCTACGCCATCGCGCCAGGGGCGAGCAGAGTGGTCGAGTTCGCCGAGCGGCTGCCATTTGGTCAGCCCGTCAATGGGCTGGAAGTCATCTACCGGCGCTGCATCTATACGCCCGTCGATGATTTTCTCGAAGAAGCCGGTTGCCCAGAGTGCCGCAAGGAGGTCGGCGAGGCGCTGTTCGAAAGCCTGGACGAATGGACGCCGGGGGAAACCGATAACTTCACGTGCCCCGAATGCAGGCACGAAGACGACATCAACGGTTTTCTGTTCCTGCAGCCCTGCGGCTTTTCCAATCTGGGCTTTATCTTCAATGGCTGGGCGGATGCACGGTTCACGCCGGCCTTTCTCGAAGAGTTCGCCGAGCGGCTGGGGTATCCGGTTGCGGCGGTGCAGGCCTGA
- the guaB gene encoding IMP dehydrogenase: MLRISQEALTFDDVLLIPGFSDVLPKDVSLKTRLTRGIELNIPLLSAAMDTVTEARLAIAMAQEGGIGIIHKNMTIEQQAAEVRKVKKFEAGVVKDPITIEADATVRDLFELTRQNNISGVPVLSNGELVGIVTSRDVRFENRLDATVREVMTPKERLVTVKEGAAKDVVRDLLHKHRIEKVLIVDDAFTLKGMMTVKDIEKAKAYPLASKDDQGRLRVGAAVGTGADTGDRVAALANAGVDVIIVDTAHGHSKGVIERVRWVKQNFPDIQVIGGNIATGAAALALAEAGADAVKVGIGPGSICTTRIVAGVGVPQISAVANVAAALEGSGIPLIADGGIRFSGDLSKAIVAGASCVMIGSMLAGTEEAPGEIELFQGRSYKAYRGMGSLGAMSQAQGSSDRYFQDSAAGAEKLVPEGIEGRVAYKGAMGSIVHQLMGGLRASMGYTGCATIEEMRTKPEFVRITGAGMAESHVHDVQITKEAPNYRVG, from the coding sequence ATGCTGCGTATCAGTCAAGAAGCTCTTACCTTCGACGACGTTTTACTTATCCCCGGTTTCTCCGATGTTCTGCCGAAGGACGTCAGCCTCAAGACTCGCCTTACCCGCGGCATCGAGCTGAATATTCCGCTGCTGTCCGCAGCAATGGATACCGTGACCGAAGCCCGCCTGGCCATCGCTATGGCGCAGGAAGGTGGCATCGGCATCATCCACAAGAACATGACCATCGAGCAGCAAGCTGCCGAAGTGCGCAAGGTCAAGAAGTTCGAAGCCGGTGTGGTCAAGGATCCGATTACCATCGAAGCCGACGCCACCGTACGTGACCTGTTCGAACTGACGCGCCAGAACAACATCTCTGGCGTACCCGTGCTGAGCAATGGCGAGCTGGTCGGTATCGTCACCTCCCGTGACGTGCGTTTCGAAAACCGCCTGGATGCGACCGTCCGTGAAGTGATGACGCCCAAAGAGCGTCTCGTCACGGTCAAGGAAGGTGCTGCCAAGGACGTCGTTCGCGATCTGCTGCACAAGCACCGTATCGAGAAAGTCCTGATCGTCGACGATGCCTTCACCCTCAAGGGCATGATGACCGTCAAGGACATCGAAAAAGCCAAGGCCTACCCGCTGGCCAGCAAGGATGACCAGGGTCGTCTGCGCGTGGGTGCTGCTGTCGGTACTGGCGCCGACACCGGTGACCGCGTTGCCGCGTTGGCCAATGCCGGCGTCGACGTGATCATCGTCGACACCGCTCACGGCCACTCCAAGGGCGTGATCGAGCGCGTGCGCTGGGTCAAGCAGAACTTCCCGGACATCCAGGTGATCGGCGGCAACATCGCCACCGGCGCCGCCGCACTGGCACTGGCCGAAGCAGGTGCTGATGCAGTCAAGGTCGGCATCGGCCCTGGCTCGATCTGCACCACTCGTATCGTCGCTGGTGTTGGCGTGCCGCAGATCTCCGCAGTGGCCAACGTTGCCGCCGCGCTGGAAGGCAGTGGCATTCCGTTGATCGCCGATGGCGGTATCCGTTTCTCCGGTGACCTGTCCAAGGCCATCGTTGCCGGTGCTTCCTGCGTGATGATCGGCTCCATGCTGGCCGGTACCGAAGAGGCTCCGGGCGAGATCGAACTGTTCCAGGGCCGCTCCTACAAGGCCTACCGTGGCATGGGCTCGCTGGGCGCCATGTCCCAGGCTCAGGGCTCCTCGGATCGCTACTTCCAGGACTCCGCTGCCGGTGCCGAGAAGCTGGTGCCTGAAGGCATCGAAGGCCGCGTGGCCTACAAGGGCGCCATGGGCTCCATCGTCCATCAGCTGATGGGCGGCCTGCGTGCCTCCATGGGTTACACCGGTTGCGCGACCATCGAAGAGATGCGCACCAAGCCTGAGTTCGTCCGTATCACTGGTGCCGGCATGGCTGAATCTCACGTCCACGACGTGCAGATCACCAAAGAAGCGCCGAACTACCGGGTAGGTTGA